The nucleotide sequence GTCGCCGTGAAGATCCGCCACAGCCATACGCCAGCTCCAGCCACGCTCTCGCCGGCAGGAGGCGACCGCGTCCGCGTGCGCTTCGACGCCCCCCAGCGGGCCGTGACACCCGGCCAGTCGGCGGTCTTCTACCAGGGGGATCTGGTCATCGGGGGCGGGATCATCGACAGGGCTTGACAGTTCTGTCGCGGCCGTGCTACTCGTTGCTACTGTTTTGCTTGCTCCTCTTTTCACAACGGCTCAGAGGAGACACTCGCGCATGGCTTTGAGGTTCGGGCTCGTCGCCTGTGGATGGCTTCTCCTCCCGGAGTCGGCGTTTGCCGCCGAAGGGGGGCTCATCAGCCTCGACAAGTCGCTGATCGTTCAGGCGATCAACTTCTTCCTGCTCCTCCTCATCCTCTGGCGCTTCCTCTACCGGCCTTTCCTCGCCAAGCTGGAGGAGCGGAGCCAGGCCATCAAGCGGTCCCTCGAAGAGGCCCAGTTGGCCCGCGCCGAGGCCCAGCGCCAGCAGGAGGAGCATCGGGCCAGGCTCTCGGCCGCCCACGCGGAGGCTCAGGCCATCCGCGAGGCGGCGCTCCGGGAGGCGGCGGAGGAGCAGCGGCGTCTGGTCGAGGCCGCGCGCCAGGAGGCCCGGCGCATCGTGGAATCGGGCCGGCTCGAGATCGAGCAGGATGTCCGGCGGGCCAGGGAGGAGCTGCGTCGCGAGGTGGGTGACATCGCCGCGGCGATCGCCGAGCGGCTCCTCCGCAGGAGCCTCCGCGACGAGGACCACCGGCGGATCGTCGAGGCCGCGATCGCGGAACTGGAGCGCACCAGGTGAAGCGGCGGGAGGCGACCGCCAAGCGCTACGCGCGGGCGCTGTTCTTCCTGGCGCGCGAGGCGCGGGGGGAGCAGCCAGTGGCGCAGGAGCTCGAGGCGGCCCGCGACC is from Candidatus Rokuibacteriota bacterium and encodes:
- the atpF gene encoding F0F1 ATP synthase subunit B, translated to MALRFGLVACGWLLLPESAFAAEGGLISLDKSLIVQAINFFLLLLILWRFLYRPFLAKLEERSQAIKRSLEEAQLARAEAQRQQEEHRARLSAAHAEAQAIREAALREAAEEQRRLVEAARQEARRIVESGRLEIEQDVRRAREELRREVGDIAAAIAERLLRRSLRDEDHRRIVEAAIAELERTR